The Candidatus Effluviviaceae Genus I sp. region CGTAGTCGATCCTGCTCTCCGCGCACTCGCGCCTGAGCGTCGTCGTCCACCGCCCCACGGCGTCGAGGTAGTCCCGCCGCACCGTGAACGGCTCGGTGGTCATCACCTCGCCCGTCTCCATGTCGCGGAACGACGCGTCCACGTCGAACCCGAAGTCGGCCTCGCGCGGGTCGAGGACGTGGAACACGATGACCTCGTGCTTGAGATGCCGGAAGTGCTTGAGCCCCGGAAGCACGTGATCGGCGTCGTCGAGGAGGTCGGAGATGAGGATGATGAGCCCCCGGCGCCGCACCCGCCGCGCGAGCTCGTGGAGCACGAGGCCGATGTCCGTTTCCGACGATGCGTCGGCGCGGTCGAGCTCGGCGAGGAGCAGGTGAAGCTGCTTCGCGCTCGACCGCGGTGGCACGAACCGCCTCACCGCCTCGTCGAACACGAGGAGGCCGACGGAGTCCTGCTGCTTGAGCATGAGGTAGATGAGCGCCGCGGCGAGGTACCGCCCGTACTCGAGTTTCGACACGCCGGCCGACCCGTACGCCATCGAGGCGCTCGCGTCGAGCAGGACGTGCCCGCGGAGGTTGGTCTCCTCCTCGTACTCCTTGATGTAGAAGCGGTCGGTCTTGCCGAAGACCTTCCAGTCGATGTGCTTGAGCGGATCGCCCGGCATGTACTGCCGATGCTCGGCGAACTCGACGCTGAAGCCCTTGTACGGGCTGCGGTGCAGCCCCGTCACGAAGCCCTCGACCACGAGGCGCGCGCGAAGCTCCATGGTCGCGAGCTTCGAGACGACCGCTGGGTTCAGATAGCGTCGGAAGGACTCGTTCGTCATCAGGCTCCCAGGAGGCGGAGGCCCATCATCCGCGACCGCGTCGGCGGGCTCCATCATCCCCTCCGGCTCAGACAAGGCTGCTTCGCAGCCAAACTCGCCGGGCGGGGATGATGGAGCCCCGCCACCTGTCACTTCACCTCCGCCACGATCCGTTCGACGATGTCGGCCGGCGACACGCCGTCGGCCTCGGCGTTGAAGCTCGTCACGATGCGGTGCCGCAGCACCGGCTGCGCGACCGCGCGAACGTCGTCGGTCTCCGGCGCGTACTTCCCCGCGAGCACGGCGCGCGTCTTCGCCGCGAGCACGAGGTACTGCGACGCGCGCGGGCCTGCGCCCCAGCTCACCCAGTTCCGCACGAACTCCGGCGATCCGTCGGCCGGGCGCGTGCTCCGCGCGAGACGCACGGCGTAGTCGAGCACGTGCCCCGGCACCGGGACGCGCCGCACGAGCCGCTGGAGCCCCCGGATGTCCTCGCCGGTCAGGACCCGCGTGAGGTCCGGCTGGTATGCGCTCGTGGTCGTCTCGACGATCTCCCTCTCTTCCGCCTCGGTCGGATATCCCACGTGGATGCTGAACATGAAGCGGTCGAGCTGCGCCTCCGGCAGCGGGTACGTGCCCTCGAGCTCGATGGGGTTCTGCGTGGCGAGCACGAAGAACGGGAGGTCGAGCGGATACGTGTTCCCCCCGGCCGTGACCTCCTTCTCCTGCATCGCCTGGAGGAGCGCGGCCTGCGTCTTCGGCGGCGTCCGGTTGATCTCGTCGGCCAGCACCACGTTCGCGAACACCGGACCTCGGATGAACTTGAAGCTGCGCGCGTGGCTCGCCGGGTCCTCCTCGATGATGTCGCTCCCCGTGATGTCCGACGGCATGAGATCCGGCGTGAACTGGATGCGCTTGAACGAGAGGTCGAGCACCGAGGCGAGCGTGCTCACCATGAGCGTCTTCGCGAGCCCCGGCACGCCGACGAGGATGCAGTGCCCGTCGGCGAGGATCGCCGTGAGAAGCTCCTCGATGACGCGGTCCTGGCCGACGATGACCTTGCGCATCTCGCCCAGGATCTTGCCCCGCGCCTCCGCGAGCGTCTGGATCGCCTCGATGTCCTTCCGTCCGTCTGCCCGCCCCGCGTCGCTGGCCATGCTTCCCCTCGCTTCGGTTGCCGCGCTCGCGCGGTCCGCCCGTGAATGCACCTAGCCGCCGCGCACGGCCCCGGGATGGGCCTGCGCCGCGGTCCGTCTCTCCGTCCGGCGCGTCGCGCGCCGTGCAGACCAGTCTAGTGAACGCGGCGCCGCGGGGCAAGGACGCGGTGCGACGGGCCGGGGGCTTGATTCGGCGCGCTCCGCGGCCTATGATGTGACGAGCCGTTCACCCCCTGCAGCACGCGGAGGTCGGCAGGCATCCGAATCAGATGGAGGCGGCCCATGACCGCTCGAGGCTCTGCGCGCTCGTGCTCGCGCTCGTCGTCGTCGCCGGACTCGCGGGCTGCGCGAAGAAGGTGGCCGTCAGCATCTCGTCCACGGTCCCGGCCGCGCAGGCGGAGATCAAGACGAGCAAGGACAAGAACGAGAACAGCGTCGTGGACCTCAAGGTGAAGTACCTCGCGCCCCCCGACAGGCTCACGCCGCCGAGGTCCGTGTACGTCGTCCGGGTCGAGGCTCAGGACAGGGTCACCGTGAACGTCGGACGCCTCAAGCTGAGCGACAAGCTCGAGGGCGGCATCAGGGTCACAACGCCCTACAAGAGCTTCAGGATCGTCGTCTCCGCCGAGGACGACGCGCTGGCCCGGTCGCCCGGGTCACACAGGGTCATCGAGACCGGGCAGATCAACATCCGATAGCACGCGGTCTCTCATCCGGAGCGGCCCGTGACGTGTCTCCAGGAGCTCCGGCAGATCGGGATCGAGAAGAGCAGGGGGCTTCCGGACGAGGCCTTCCGCGTCCGCGGCCTGTGGCGGACCGACCTCCTCTTCAAGCCCAACCCTGCCGAACGCACGTTCAACTACACGTTCCTCCTCGTCCAGACGGTCGCGGAGGGCGCGTGCTACTGCTCCACCATCCCCGCGCTCGTCGAGGGCTTCGACCTGCTCGGCAAAGACTGCCGGACCGCCGAGTTCAAGTATCGCTGCTTCGAGGTCGCAGCCCTCGACGCGATGTTCTCGGCGTTCGACAAGCGCCCCGATGAGACCCTCACGCTCTCCGGCACCTCGGCTGAGAAGGCGGTCCGGCGGAGCGGCATCATCGCGGGCGAGGTCCTGCGTCAGCTCGAGCTCGCCGGCGCGGAGCGCGGCCGCGTCGTCAACGTCGGCGTCATCGGCAACCTCGTGAAGATGCTGACGGAGCGCAGCATCGAGGTCGTCGGGACCGACGAGGACCCCGCGCTCGTCGGCTCCGAGATCGACGGCATCCCGGTGCACGGCGAGGAGCGCACCGTCGAGCTCGTCGAGGAGTGCGACGTCGCCGTCATGACCGGCATGATCATCTCCACCGACACGATGGAGGACATCCTCGCCGCAGCCCGACGGGGCCGGACGCGGCTCGTCATGTTCTGCGAGACGGGCGCCCACCTGTGCGAGGAGTACGTGCGAATGGGGGTGGACAGCGCCATCGCGGAGCCGTTCCCCTTCTACATCTTCGGCGGGACCACGCGGATCGACATCTTCAGGAAGAAGTGAGGAGGAGCGTCTGCTCAGGAACTTCGAACAGCGAGACGGCGTGCTGCACATCGGAGGCGTCCCCGTGACGGGGATCGTCGCGGACCACGGCACGCCGCTGTACATCTACGACGGCGGCATGATCCAGGCGAAGTGCGGCGCCGTCGCCTCGGCCTTCCCGTCGTTCGACATCTTCTACTCCCTCAAGGCGAACCCGTCGCTCGGTCTGGTCGGGTTCCTCCGTCGCATGGGCGCCGGCGCCGAGATCGCCTCCGGCGGCGAACTCCACGTCGCGCGCGCGGCGGGGTTCGACCCGCTCGACATCGTCTTCGCCGGGCCCGGCAAGACCGACCGCGAGATCGAGGAGGCCATCGTCGCGGGGATCTTCGCGATCAACGTCGAGTCCGTGCGAGAGCTCGAGCGCGTCGCGCACATCTCGAAGCTGCTCGGAGTCCCCGCGCGGGTCGCGCTGCGCGTGAACACGGCGAACGGGCTGGCGGACCCGGGGCGCGGGTCGGCCGGTCCGCTCCACGAGCAGATGGCCGGGGGCCCGAGCAGGTTCGGCATCGACGAGGAGAAGCTCGGCAGGGTCGCCGAGGTGTGGAACCGACGAACCGTGGACATCGTCGGTGTCCACGTGTACACGGCGAGCCAGATCCTCAAGGCCGACGAGATCGTGGAGAACGCGCGGAGGGCCGTCGCCGTCGCCCGACTCGTCGAGGAGATGACCGGCCGGCCGATCGAGTCCATCGATTTCGGAGGCGGCATCGGCGTGCCGCACTACGACAGTGAAACGCCGCTCGACCTCACGGCCCTCGGCGCGCGCGTCGAGGAGGTCTTCCGCCCGTTCGCGGAGGCGGACGCGCGGCTCATCATCGAACTGGGAAGGCACATCGTGTCCGAGGCCGGGGTGTTCGTGAGCAGGGTGATCGAGCTCAAGGAATCCCGCGGCGAGCGGTTCGTCATCACGGACGGCGGGGTCAACCAGTTCCTGCGGCCCGTGCTCATGAAGGTGGACCACGAGGCGCGCGTCGTCAACAAGCTCGCGTCCCCCGGCGCGGCGACCGCGAGGGTCGGCGGCCCGCTCTGCACGCCGATCGACTGCACGGCCCGAGAGCTCCCGGTTCCCGACGACATCGCGCTCGACGACCTCGTCGGCGTGTTCAACGCGGGCGCCTACGGCTACTCGATGAGCCCGCTCCTCTTCCTCTCGCACCCGACGCCCGTCGAGGTGATGGTCCTCGACGGCGAGATCGTCCCGCTCAGGAAGCGCGGCACCTACGACGACCTCCTCCGCAACCAGCAGCCGTTCCCCGGCGCGGCGCGGTAGGGGCCGGCGCGCTGGGACGAACCCCCGACGCGACGCGCGCCGGGAGCCAATGCCCCCGGCGCGCGATCCGTTGCGACTCCGATCGTCCCGACTACTCCGAGCCTCCTCCCCCGATCGGGCGGACCACCCTCACGAGAGCCGCGTCGCTGTACACCTCGCCGCCCTGCGTCACGGTCGCGACCACGCGCGTCTGCTTCACCTGGCCGGGCAGGATCTGCGTCGTAGCGGTGAAGAGACCGTCGGGCGAGATGCTGCCCGCCTCCGCGTTCAGCACCTGCCACTCGACCGGGAGCGGAAGCGGCGACCCGTTCTGATCGAGGACCAGCGCCTCGAACTGCCGGGTCTGCCCTGGGCGCAGCGTCGCCTCACGGGGCCTGACCCGCACGACGACCTCGGGCATCCCGATGTTGATGATCACGACGGCGGCGCCGATGAACACGCGATCCTGCCCCAGCACGACCTGGGCGGTCACGCGCCCGGTCGGCGGCTCCGGCGAGCCGGGCTGCGGGAAGTCGGTGGCCGCCGTGAAGAGCCCGTCCGGGGTGATGGTGCCGATCCGCTGCGGCACCACGCCCCACGTGACGGGCACTTCCAGCTCCTCCCCGTCCGGACCGAGCACCACGGCGTGGAACTGCGTCGATTCGCCGGGCGGAACGAGCGCGACGCGCGGCTCGACGATCACTCGAACCGGGACCCCGGGGACCCTCACGAGCACATGCGCGAGGTCGGACAGCGTCGTGCCGTCCGGGAGCGTGGCCCGCGCGCCCACGGCGCCCTCGTGCGGACCGAACTCGGGCGAGGTCGGGTCTCCGTACGCGGGGTTCGCGGTGAAGAGCCCGTCCGGCGTGATGGTGCCGAGGCCGGGCGGGAGCACGGCCCACTCAACCGTCACGGGGATGGGGCCGCCGGGGCCGACGACCTCAGCGTCGAACTGCACCTCCTGCCCGGGCGCGACGACCGCGCGGGCGGGCGTGATCCTGAGACGCGCGGTCGGGCCCATCGCGCGGACGAACACCCGCGCGGCGTCGCTCGCCGTCCCCTCGGTCGTGGTGACCGACGCGGTGACGGCCCCGCGCCACCCGCCGCCGGACGCGGGCTCGGGGAACTCCTCGGCGGCGGTGAAGAACCCGTCCGCGCTGACCGTGCCGAGCCACTCCGGCCGCACGTGCCAGTCCACGGGCACGTCGATGGGCTCATTGTCCGGGCCGAGCACGACGGCCTCGAACTGCACGTCCCCGCCCGGCGCCACCGAGGCGCCCTTCGGACGGATGTGCACGCGCAGACCGGCGGGCCCCGGGTACCTCACCTCGACGGCCGCGAACCCGCGCGCGGGGCCGTCGACGGCCATCGCGGTCGCGACGACGCGCCCGTCCATCTCCTCGGGTCCTGCCGTGAACACGCCGCCGGCGGTGATGGCCCCGAGCGCGCGCGGCACGACGGACCACTCGACCGGCACCTGCACGGACTGGCCGCTCTCGTCCAGCACGATCGCCTCGAAGCGCGCCTCGTCCCCCGGCCGCAACAGGGCGCGAGGCGGCCTCACGATCACCCGCAGCCGCCCGCTCTCGGGCTCGCCGACCACCACGCTCGCGGCGCCGACGCCCTCGCGGCCGCCGGAGGAGGCGTGCGCGGCGACGCGGCCGGCGCCCGAGGCGTCGCCCGCCGTGAAGAGGCCTGAGCCCGTCACAACGCCGAGCGCGTCGGGGAGCACGACCCATCGCACGTCCGCGCTCACGGACTCCCCGGTCAGCGGATCCGTGACCGAGGCCTCGAACTGCACCTGGCCCCCGGTCGGGGTCGCGGCGTCCGGCGGAGCGACCGTGACCGACAGCCGCCTCGGTGCCGCGCTCCCGACCTCGATCACCGCGTGCCCGGACCCTGTGGCCTCGCCGTGACGAGCCACGACCCTCACGATGCCTCGCCCTTCGTTGTTCAGCGCGACGAGCCTGCCGTCCGCGCCGACTCGGCCGAGCCGCGGCGGGATCACCGACCACGAGAGCTCGGCGGAGACCGGCCGCCCCTGCGCGTCCGTCACGGAGGCCGTGAAGCGGACCTCCGCGCCCGGCCTCAGGTACGCCTCGGCCGGCGAGACCGTGACTGTCAGCGCGTCGGCGGCCGCTTGGCCCGTCGTCGCGAGCGCGACGGCGAACGCAACCGTCAGCATGATGCCGTGTGCGCGAAACATGCGATCACCTCCATCCCTTCGTTTCACACGCGCTCGTCCGGAGCGCGGTGTCCGTCCACCGTGTAGAAGAGCCACGTGATGTCCCTGATCTTGTTCCCGGCGCGGTCTCGGATCTCGATGGTGATGACGTGCTCGCCCTCGGCGAACCGCTCCCCCGGCGTGTACATGACGTAGTCCGCCGTGACCTCCGCGAGCCCGGTCACGTCCTCCTCGTCCACGAGCAACCGGATGACCGCCCCCTCGAGCGGCGGCGTGATCGCCGCCACGATCTCCACCTGGCCGCCGCCCACGACCGCGTTCCCCTGCGGGAGCATGGGGTCGATCCTCGGCGCGACAACCTCGGACTCCACGGCGACCTGTTCCGCCTGCGGCGCGACGGGGACGGCGATCGGCGCCTGCCGCCCGCCGCGCGCGAGCACGACGGCCAGCGCGGCCACTGCCACCGCTGCGACCGCCCACGCGAGCCTGGGCGAGCGGAGGAGCCCCGCGCGCGTCCGCCCCGCCGCGTCTCCGCGGAGCCTCGCGAGCAGCCTCTCCCGATAGAACGGCGGGAGCTCGGCCTGCCGGAGCTCGCCGAGCAGCCGCTCGACCCGCTCGTCCTCGGGCCCCATGGGCGCCCCGGTCCTCTGCTCATCCCGTCCTGTTGCCATCGTCTCCTCCCCGCCGCGCCCGTCGGTCCGCCCGGCGGCCTCACACCTTGCCCTCGAGCAGCCGTCCGAGCATCGCCTTCCCCCGCGCGATCCTCGACTTCACGGTGCCGACCGAGCACCGCGTCACCGCGGCGATCTCCTCGTAGCTCGCGTCCGACATGTACCGGAGCACGATCGCCTCGCGGTACGGCTCCCGCAGTCCCGCGACCGCCGCGCGGACCGCCGCGGCGCGCTCCCTTTCGACCGCGTCGAGCGCCGGCGTCCGCCACTCCGCCGACGGCGGCGGGTCCTGCTCGGCATGGTCCCGCCACAACGCGGCCCGGCGCGCCTGCCTGCGATGCCGCTTCTTGAACACGTTGACGGCGATGCGGTAGAGCCACGTGAACGGGTCGGCGTCGCCGCGGAAGCCGTCGTAGGCGCGCATGGCGCTCACGAAGGCCTCCTCGGCGAGGTCGAGCGCGTCATCGTAGTCGCCGGTCAGTCCGTACATGACGTTCACGAGCCTCTTGTCGTAGCGCGCCACCAGTTCCTCGAAGTCGGGCTTCACCCTTCACGCCCTCCGCGCCCTGTTGCTCGTGAGTTAGAGACCGCGACGTGGCGAGTTGTTCCCGGCCGAGGCGGCGTTTCGGGGCCGCCCGCCGCTCGCCGCACGGAGCGGGTCAGAAGCGCCGTCCGAGGCGGACGATCCCGACGTGCTCGGTGTAGCTCTCGTCCGGAGTTGCCCGGTCCTCAAGCTCGAGGTATCGGTACTCGGTCTCGAGATCCCAGGCGTCGAAGCGGTATCGCAGTGCAAGCGTGTGGGTCGCCCGCGTCGAGTCGTCGTCGCCTGTTCCGAACGTCCAGCGCGTGGACGCCCGGGCCGTGAGGTCGCTGGGCAGAACCTCCCAGCGGACCTCGCCGCCCGCGCCCGCGGTCTCGTTGTCCGCCGTGGCGGAGATGCGCGACCAGAAGAGCGAGAGCGAGACGAACAGCCGGTCCCGGCGATACGAGCACCCGGCGGCGCCCTGGACGTAGCGGTAGTCGTACGCGTCGTACGGGGTCCGGTCGTATCGCGCGAGCGCGTAGCCCCGCGCGTCGCCGCCCGCCACCGTGAGCACGCCGTCGGCCCGCGCCGTGAGGACCGTCCCCCACTCGTCCGCCGCGGTCCCGGACGCCGACCCTTCGGTGCGGTGCACCTCGGCGGTCACGAGCGCGCCCAACGCCGCCGGCGAATAGGCCGCCTCCACCCCGACGCTCTCCCGCCCGGGCCTCGTGGCGATGTTCCCCGCGGCGTAGAACGCCGTGTCGGCGCGCGCGTACTCGATCCACGCGCGGTTCGCGTGGTCCTTCTCGTAGCCGACCCGCACGCGCGCGTGCGCGCCGTCGCCCTCGACGACGCCGCTCGACCACGACCTCGCGGCCTCGGCCTCGACGAACCTCCGGCCGCCTCGGACGAGAAGCCTCGCCGCGAGCACGTCGTTCTCGACGGGCTCGACGACGCGGTCGGCGGCGGCCACCGTCGCCGTGTCGTCGAACGCGTGCAGGAACGCGAGCGCGAGCTCGCTGCCCGTCCCCCACGCCACGGTCTCCTTCGCCCCCAGCGCGTAGCGCGCGTACGCGCCCCATCCGTCGGTCGTGTCGGCCTCGGCGAGTCTGAGCGCGACGACGTCGGTCCTGGTCGGCCCGACGCGGACCGCCGCGCGCGCCCCCAGCCCGGAGGCCCACTCCAGCGTCGCGCGTGTCAGCGACGGGTAGATATCGCCGGCCTCTGCGTCAAACGACGACGATTCGAACAGGAAGGCCCCGCTCAGTCGTTCGTCGAAGAGCGGGTCGTATCGCGCCGTCGCCATCCACGTGCTCCCGACTCCGAGGGACGACGCGTAGAGGTCGAGGCTCGGCGCGCTCACCTCTTCATAAGGAAGGAAGACCTCGAGCGACTCCGCGTCCGCGGCGTCGGCCGCCACCGCCGCCCAACCGACCTTGACGAAGCCGCTCAGGACGGGCGCTGACTCCCAGGTCTCCCCCGTCGGCGCCGCCGTCGCGTCGGGTTCCGGCGTCCGCGGGACCCACAGGGCCTCCTGCACGAAGAACATCCACCTCCCCTCGACCGCCCGCGAGGAAGTGAGCGCCGAGAAGACCACCGTGTGCGCGCCGACGCTGAGGGACTCCGGCGGTGAGAGGTAGAAGTGGTCGGATCGCAGCTCGGCGGCGTCCGTCACGTCCCGGCCGTCCAGGAGGACGACGGCCGTCCATGGGCTCTCGAGCGGAGGATCGAGGACGGCGACGACGTCGGGGCGGCGCCCCGGGACGATCTCGCCGGGAAGCGGGGTGATGACCTCGATGCCCGGGTCGAGCGACGCCGGCGGCAGGTCCGCGGCCGCCGCGACGCTCGCCCGGCCCGCGACCGCCACCGCGTACCAGCCGGGCGCCGGCGACGACGGAGGAGCCGTGAGCGCGTCTCCGGTCAGATCGGTCACGCGAAGGTAGTAGCGGAGCTCCGCGGGCAGGACGAGGTCCGCGGGGATCGCGCCCAGCAGAACGCTCCCCGACAGCGAGAGCGGGAACGCGCGCTCCCCGGACGGGGTGAGGACGACGACGTCCGCAGCCGCGACGTCGGCGGCGGCAAGGCCGGTGAGGGCCGCCTCGACCTGGAGCGCGACGCGCTCTTCGACGATGACTGGAGGAACGTGGGTGAGCCGTGCGCCCGCCGGAAACGCCGGGCTTCCGTTCGGGGCGGTGAACACCATGAGCACGGCGACGACACCGGCCGCGCGGAGCGCGCGCGGCCCGGGACGCCGGGTGGGGATGTCGCGGGCCTTCTCTGGGGGCGCGGCGTGCTCTCTCGCCATGGAGTCCAACGATACCACCACGCGAGGGAGCGTGTCACCGCCGCAGATAGGACTGGATCTGCGCGGCGAGGTTGTTCGTGTCGATGGGCTTCGTGATGTAGCCGCGGCACCCGGCGCGGACGAGCTCCTCGAGGTCACGGGGCATGTCGTGCGCCGTGAGGGCGACGACCGGAATG contains the following coding sequences:
- a CDS encoding RNA polymerase sigma factor, whose protein sequence is MKPDFEELVARYDKRLVNVMYGLTGDYDDALDLAEEAFVSAMRAYDGFRGDADPFTWLYRIAVNVFKKRHRRQARRAALWRDHAEQDPPPSAEWRTPALDAVERERAAAVRAAVAGLREPYREAIVLRYMSDASYEEIAAVTRCSVGTVKSRIARGKAMLGRLLEGKV
- a CDS encoding MoxR family ATPase produces the protein MASDAGRADGRKDIEAIQTLAEARGKILGEMRKVIVGQDRVIEELLTAILADGHCILVGVPGLAKTLMVSTLASVLDLSFKRIQFTPDLMPSDITGSDIIEEDPASHARSFKFIRGPVFANVVLADEINRTPPKTQAALLQAMQEKEVTAGGNTYPLDLPFFVLATQNPIELEGTYPLPEAQLDRFMFSIHVGYPTEAEEREIVETTTSAYQPDLTRVLTGEDIRGLQRLVRRVPVPGHVLDYAVRLARSTRPADGSPEFVRNWVSWGAGPRASQYLVLAAKTRAVLAGKYAPETDDVRAVAQPVLRHRIVTSFNAEADGVSPADIVERIVAEVK
- a CDS encoding DUF58 domain-containing protein — its product is MTNESFRRYLNPAVVSKLATMELRARLVVEGFVTGLHRSPYKGFSVEFAEHRQYMPGDPLKHIDWKVFGKTDRFYIKEYEEETNLRGHVLLDASASMAYGSAGVSKLEYGRYLAAALIYLMLKQQDSVGLLVFDEAVRRFVPPRSSAKQLHLLLAELDRADASSETDIGLVLHELARRVRRRGLIILISDLLDDADHVLPGLKHFRHLKHEVIVFHVLDPREADFGFDVDASFRDMETGEVMTTEPFTVRRDYLDAVGRWTTTLRRECAESRIDYVPVLTSTPYDRALFSYLEKRKRLG